One Doryrhamphus excisus isolate RoL2022-K1 chromosome 17, RoL_Dexc_1.0, whole genome shotgun sequence genomic region harbors:
- the LOC131105426 gene encoding basic helix-loop-helix transcription factor scleraxis-like, whose product MTFAMLRTAPPAGRFLYGDIALLSEDDDENGSEGSGSEERSTNPAAFRLSSSSPSAFHIKVNRKRKLCVGSGGGGVEAVLGRLGVPGSSPPTEIRQRTAANARERDRTNSVNTAFTALRTLIPTEPADRKLSKIETLRLASSYISHLGNVLLLGEGLHDGQPCHAPSPPFFQVNSSPNRGSDQSGQPKHICTFCLSNQRKMNKDRDRKTAIRS is encoded by the exons ATGACTTTCGCTATGCTACGCACGGCGCCTCCAGCAGGCCGCTTCCTGTACGGTGACATCGCTCTCCTCTCCGAAGATGACGATGAGAACGGCAGCGAAGGCTCGGGTTCGGAGGAGCGCTCCACCAATCCGGCCGCCTTCCGCCTGTCATCCTCATCCCCGTCTGCGTTTCACATCAAGgtgaacaggaagaggaagctgTGCGTGGGAAGTGGAGGCGGAGGGGTCGAGGCGGTTCTGGGGAGGCTCGGAGTCCCGGGTTCGTCTCCCCCGACCGAAATCCGCCAGAGGACGGCGGCCAATGCTCGAGAGAGGGATCGAACCAATTCCGTCAACACGGCGTTCACCGCGCTACGCACGCTCATCCCGACTGAGCCTGCAGACAG GAAGCTGTCAAAAATCGAGACGCTTCGCTTGGCCAGCAGCTAcatcagtcatctgggaaacGTTTTGCTCCTGGGCGAGGGGCTTCATGACGGACAGCCCTGCCACGCCCCATCGCCACCGTTCTTTCAGGTCAACTCCTCCCCCAACAGAGGATCCGACCAATCAGGGCAGCCCAAGCACATCTGCACATTCTGCCTCAGCAACCAGAGGAAAATG AACAAAGACAGAGACAGGAAAACGGCCATCCGAAGTTAA